The genomic stretch TGGCTTCAAGCGTTCGCGGCCTGTTTTCGAAGACCTGCTTTATCAAAACATGCGCCAGCCGGGCGCGCAGAATAACATTCAGGACCGTCTGCCTTCCGGTATGCAGATCGGTACCGGGGTGCGTGCCGTGGCTACGGAGCGCTTGCACACGCAAGGCGGCTTGGAAGAAACGGGCAACTCCCGCGATCTCGCGATCAATGGTGAAGGCTTTTTCCAAGTGCTTTTGCCAGACGGCACGATTGGTTATACCCGTGACGGCAGTTTCCAGCTGAACGAAAATGGCCAGATGGTCACGGCGAACGGCTATCCGCTCGAGCCAGCGATCTTCGTGCCGGCCAATGCGCTATCGGTGTCGATCGGTGAAGATGGCACGGTGAGTGTGCGTCAGCCGGGAATCGCTCAAGATGCCGATATTGGCCAAATCAACGTGGCTTCCTTTATCAATCCAGCGGGTTTGGAAAGCATCGGTGGCAACCTTTACCTGGAAACCGGTGCCTCGGGGGCGCCGAACCAAAACGCGCCGGGTAATAACGGTGCCGGGCGACTGTTCCAAGGGTACGTCGAGACCTCGAACGTCAATGTCGTCGAAGAAATGGTCAACATGATCCAAACGCAGCGAGCTTACGAGATCAACAGTAAAGCTGTCTCGACCAGTGACGAAATGCTAGCGCGCTTAAGCCAGCTCTAATGCCACTGTTCGTCAGAGCTTCTTAACGGATCGCGCTATGTTGAAATCAAACCTTATGTTACGCCGCGTCGTGCTGGCTAGCTTAGCGCTGCTGGTGCTGCTGACCGCAGGGTGCGCGCAGATACCCCGCGCGTCCGTCGTGGGCGAGCAAGAGCAGATCACCATCGTCGATCGGCCACCGCCGGTGCCTAACGGCTCCATCTATCAGGCGCGCCGGGGCTATCAGCCGCTATTCGAAGATCGTCGCCCCCGTACCATAGGCGATATTCTCACCATCGTGCTCGATGAAGAGGTAAGCGCGAGTAAGAATGCCCAATCCAACGCCAACCGCTCTGGCAGTGCGAGTCTGGACTTAGCCCAGCTTCCGGATGTGCTGGATACGTTGGCCGAGTACGGTTTCGATATCGAGGGCGCCAGCGATTTTGCGGGCGGCGGCGGCTCTCAGGCGAACAATACGTTTACCGGTACGATCACCGTCTCCGTATTAGAAGTGATGAATAACGGCAACCTGCGGGTACGCGGCGAGAAACAAATCGCGATCAACCAGGGCACCGAATTCATTCGCTTCTCGGGCGTCGTGAATCCTCGTACGATCACCGCGCAAAATACCGTGCCGTCGACTCAAGTGGCCGATGCACGGATCGAGTACGTGGGCGATGGCTATATCAACGAAGCGCAGCATATGGGGTGGTTGCAGCGCTTTTTCCTGAATGTGTCGCCGTTCTAGGCGTGTTAACGAGCTCGACAACAGAGACCTGGTGAAATGGCTATGCAGTGGAAAGCGTATCAACGTCTAACAGCCACCGTGCGTGTCGCAGCGTTCGTGGCACTCTGTTTGGTGATGTTGCCGGCCCACGCTGAGCGCGTGCGTGAGCTGGCAAGCTTTGCAGGCGTTCGTGATAACCAATTAGTCGGTTACGGTTTGGTCGTGGGTCTCGACGGAAGCGGCGACCAAACGACCCAAGCGCCCTTCACCAGTCAGAGTTTGACCAACATGCTGTCGCAGTTGGGTGTGACGGTGCCGCCGGGTACCAACCTGCAGCTGCGTAACGTGGCCGCCGTCATGGTCACAGCAGATCTGCCCCCCTTTTCTCGTCCAGGTCAACGCTTGGACATCGTCGTGTCCTCCATTGCCAACGCGAGCAGTTTGCGCGGTGGCACGCTGCTTATGACGCCCCTCAAAGGTGCCGATGGTGATACGTATGCGATTGCCCAGGGCAATATGCTGGTAGGCGGTGCGGGGGCACAAGCGGGCGGCAGCAGTGTGCAGATCAACCAGCAGGCATCAGGCCGTATTCCCAACGGTGCCCTCGTCGAGCGAGAAGTGCCGTTGAACCTGGGAGGCAACGGGGGAGTATTGGAGTTGCAGCTCAACGATGCCGACTTTGGGACCGTGCAGCGTATGGTTTCTGCGATTAATAGCGAGTTTGGGCAATCCGTCGCCTATGCACGCAATGGCCGTGTCATCGCTCTGGACGGCCCTATGGATGCCAATGAGCGGGTCAACTTCATGGCGCGCGTCGAGAACGTCCAGGTGACACCGACCGAGGCGCCCGCCAAAGTCGTGCTGAATGCACGCACTGGCTCCGTCGTGATGAATAGTGCAGTGACGCTTCGTCGCGCTGCCGTCGCGCATGGCAACCTCTCCATCATGATCGATACCCAGTTTGGCGTCAGCCAGCCTAACCCCTTAGGGCAGGGCGAGACCGTGGTCGTGCCGGACGCGGATATCGATATCGAACAGCAAGAAGCCTATCTACAAATCGTCGAAGGCGCCGATTTGGCAGACGTGGTGAACGCATTGAACGCGTTGGGGGCCACTCCTCAAGATTTGATGTCGATTTTGGAAGCGTTGAGAGCGTCAGGCTCTTTACGTGCTGAGCTGGAGATCATCTGATGAGCATGGGCGATATGACCAGCCAGTTCGCGCTGGATATGAACGGGTTCCAGCGGCTGCAGCACAATGCCCGCGTCGACCCTGAAGCCGGTGTGCAAGGTGCGGCACAGCAATTCGAAGCTTTGTTCATCCAAATGATGGTCAAAAGCATGCGGGATGCCACGCCGACCTCGGGACTGTTGGAGAGTCGCGATACTACGTTCTATCAATCCATGCTCGACCAGCAGTGGTCCCAAGTCATGGCTTCCCGTGGCATTGGTCTGGCCGATGCGCTAGTGGAGCAGTTGCAGCGTCAAGGCGCGGTTGGACAAGCCAGCAACCCGGACCAAGAGCTTCAGGCACTGATTGCAGGCATCCCCCGTGGGACGCCGCGCGTTTTAGACAATCCGCTACAGCCTAACAACGTCCAGGCGCCTGCCAGTACGGGCAGCGGGCGTTTTTATGACGAGCTGGACGCTATTCGCCAACAGGAAGAGGTGAGCAGCGCCCCCGCCGCGTTAGCAGACGCCCCGCGTCCGGCGGCGTCTTCACATGAGCATGTCGCACGGTTCGTGCAAACGCTGGCCACGCCTGCGCAGGCGGCCAGCGCCGCTACCGGTGTGCCTGCCGAGCTTATTTTGGCGCAGGCAGCCCTGGAGACAGGCTGGGGGCGGCATGAAATAGCCACCCAGCAAGGCCGCAACAGCTACAACGTATTTGGCATTAAAGCGGGTAGCCAGTGGCAAGGCAAAACCACCGATATCGTGACCCACGAGTACGTGGACGGTCGCCGTACGCAAGTCGTCGATACTTTCCGTGTGTACGACTCTTTCGAGCACGCCTTTACCGATTATGCCAACTTGATTGGCAACAACCCTCGCTATGCGGGTGTTTTGCAAGCGGCCAATGCCGAGCAGGCGGCACGTGAGCTGCAGCGTGGCGGTTATGCGACCGATCCGCGTTACGCCGATAAGCTGGTATCGGTGATGAATACCATGGGCCCATTAAATGCCGCAGGAAGCCTTCTAGCGGATTCTCGCTAGCGACACCTCAAGTTTGTCTGCGTATTGCCGATAAGTAGAAAATCGGCCTAAGGAATTGAACCATGAGCATGTTTTCGATCGGCTTAAGCGGCCTCAACGCGGCGCAGAATGCCCTCAATACCACGAGTAACAACATCAGTAACGTCTATACGCCTAGCTACAACCGCGAGCTGACCCAGCTTGGTGAAGGGCGTGTGGGTGGGGGTGTCCGAGTCGATGATATCGAGCGCCAGTTCAATACCTATGTGGCCGATCAGCTCAATAACGCCAAGACCCAGTCCAGCGCGTTAGATACGTACTACAACCAAGTCTCGCAGATCGATAACCTGCTAGCCGACCGGGATGCGGGTCTTTCCCCGCTCATGCAGACGTTCTTTTCTTCGCTGGAAGATCTGGCAAGCTCCCCCTCTGATCCTGCGGCACGCCAGGGAGTGCTTGGGACGGCGAACACGCTGAGTGCGCAGTTCCGCTCGTTCGATGGCTACTTGCAGGACATGCAAAGCAACATCAACAACCAGATCAAAGATGAGATCACTCAGGTCAACAATACGGTGGAGCAAATTGCCGGTCTCAATAAAGAGATCGCATTGGCTCGCGCACGTACGGGCGAAGCGCCCAACAGCTTGTTGAACCAGCGCGACTTTCTTGTCTCCGAGCTCAACGAGCGCATGGATTTACGGCTGAACGTGCAGGATGGCAAGACGTACAACATTAGCTTGCCTAACGGTCAGCCGCTCGTCACGGGGACCAGCTCGTTCAAATTAGAACCTGTGCAGGCTGACTACGATCCTCAGCGGACGATCGTGGGATATCGCGATGGAGGCGGTAACCTGATTCAGTTGGACGAGTCCACGGTCAAAGGGGGCGCGCTGGGGGGATTGATGACATTCCGGTCAGAAACTCTCGATAAAACGCAGAACCAGGTTGGTCAGCTTGCCGTATCGCTGTCCGTCGCATTTAACGAACAGCACAAGCAAGGCGTCGATTTGGACGGCGAGCAGGGCGGCGACTTCTTCAATGTACGCGCACCACAAGCCTACAGTTACGAAGACAACAGCCCTGTAACGATCGACGCCATCGAATTTGATGCTGATGCTATCGATCAGCTGCGTGCAACGGATTACACCGTCAGTTTTGCAGGCGGCGCACCTACCGTGACTCGTAACGATAGCGGTGCAGACGTCGATATCGGTACAGGCTGGGACGCTGCCAATAATACGCTATCGTTTGGCGGCCTCTCCATGACGTTTAGCAATACGCCGGCCGACGGGGATCAGTTTGAGGTACAACCCGTTCGTCGAGCCGCTAACGGTATGGAAGTGAATCTTATTGATGCTGATAAAATTGCCGCGGGCTTACCTATTAATCCTAATGACGATCCTGCAGATTGGATTGCCGCAGGCGCGGGTGATAATAGCAATGCATTATTGCTCCAAGATTTGCAAGGTCAGGATATTGTTGGCGGCAGCGCGTCCGTAAGCGGTGCCTATGGCGCGCTTGTCAGTGACGTGGGTAATCGCACCAACATTACCCAGGTCAATCTGGATGCACGCCAGGGCCTGACGGATCAACTACGCGCCGTACAGCAGTCGGAGTCTGGGGTGAACCTTGACGAAGAGGCGGCCAACTTGATTCGTTACCAACAGTTCTATCAAGCCAATGCCCGTGTGATCGATACCGCCGGTACGATCATGGACACCATTTTGAATCTGCGTAATTAATAGGAGCTTAGGCGATGCGTGTCAGTACGGTCACTATGTATGAGCAGAGTACGGCTTCTATCAATCGTCAGCAAAATGACTTTTTGAAAGTGGGGCAACAAGTTGCCAGTGGGCGGCGTGTCGTCAATCCGTCGGATGACCCACAAGCGGCATCCCGTGCGGTAGGTGTCGACCAGTCGAAAGCCATCACACAGCAGTACGAAGACTCTCGTGTATCTGCGCGTAACTCATTGGCACAAACGGAAAGCATTCTCAACAGTATTAGCGATGCGGTGACTAGCGCCAAGACGCTGCTGATCCAAGCGTCCAGCGATACGTTGAGTGATGTTGACCGTGAATCCATTGCCAGTGAGTTGAAGGGTGTTTACGAGACGATGATCGGTCAGGCAAATGCCACCGATGGTAACGGCCGCTATATCTTTGGTGGTTACAAAGACGACGCTCCGCCCTTCGTTAAGTCTGCCGCTGGCAACGTCCAATACAACGGTGATATGAACGCGCGCGCTCAGCGCGTCGATGCGTCTCGCCTCATGCCCGTGACGGAAAATGGGGCGACGATTTTCCAAGGAGTGCCAAGCGGCGCAGGCTATATAGCCAAAGCCGAGTCAGCCAACCAGGGCAGCGTGACGTTCAGTGGTCCACAAGTGACCAATGTCAACGATCCAGATTATGGTGAAAGCTTCCGCGTTCTTTTCGACGAAGATGGAGGTGGTAACCCGACTTACACCGTCGAGCAGTTCGATGGGGCTGCTTGGCAGCCAGTCGCCGGTCTTGAGGATCAAGCTTACGACGAGTCAGCTGGCGAGCAAGTGAGTTTTGGAGGGGTGAGCCTGACTCTGAAAGGGGCGCCTGAGGTTGGCGATGAAATCCTAGTCGCTCAGCCTGGCAGTGATCAGCTTTCGGCCGATCTGTTTCAAACGATGGAAGCGGCTATCCGTGTACTAGAAACGCCAGCAGAAAATGGCACGCAGAAAGCAGCCCTGCGGAATACGCTGAACACGTCCATGCGTGAGTTGGATAACTCGTTGGACAACGTATTGACGGTCCGTGCCTCCGCCGGTGCCCGGCTCAACGAGCTAGACGTCATCGATGCAGTTGGCAGTAACCGCATGCTCAACTACGAACAAACGCTTTCGGACTTGGTTGATCTCGATTATGTCGACGCTATTTCCGAGTACAGCTTGCGCCAAGTAGGCCTTCAGGCGGCTCAGAAAGCGTTCGTAGATATCAAAGGCATGTCGCTGTTCGACTTCATGTAGTCTTCCAGCGTGTAACGTTTTATGGAAAGCCTCGGCCATCATGCCGGGGCTTTTTAGTTCAAGGGTGCCATCGTTTCGATAAGACTTTGGGTGAAGCTGATGCCTTGGCTAAACAGCTGTTGCAGAAAGCTGCCAATATCACTCATCAATACCATTAGCAGGACGATGCCAACGGTCAACGACGTAGGAAAGCCGATATTGAAAACGGTCAGCTGCGGCGCTGAGCGGTTCAAGATACCTAGCGATAAGCTAATAATCAGCAGCGAAGCCACCAACGGAAGGGCGAGCAGCATGCCGGAGGCAAAAATTGTCCCTGCATACCTTGCCAGCAACTCGAAGGCATTCGGATTTAAACTGCCAACCCCGATGGGGAGCGTTTGAAAGCTCATCACCAGCGTCTCTAGTACCATCAAATGCCCATTAAACGCGAGAAACATCAGCAGCGTGATCATGTAGAGAATACGTGATAGCACCATGATGTTCGTGCCGCTCGACATGTCGAAAAAGCTCGCAAAGGCCAGACCCATCTGTAAACCGATAAACTCACCGGCGGCCTGCACGACAGCAAATACGACATGCATGACCAGCCCAATCGCGATGCCGATCAGCATTTGTTCGATGATGATGCCAAGGCCTGCCCACGACATGAGCGGTACGGCGGGCATGGGAGGCAGCACCGGCGCAATGACGATGGCAATGACAGCCGCTAACGACACCTTTGCTGGTGTGGGAATGCTGGAGTGTCCCCAGAGCGGGGTGGCCGTCATAAACGCCGTAATGCGTACGAAAGGCCAAAAGAAGGCAACCAGCCATCCTTGTAACTGTGCAAAGGTGACCTCGACCACTGCTTACATCACCATTGCAGGGATATTGGTGAACAGGCGCGTTGTGAAATCGGTAATCAAGCCAATGAGCCAGGGGCCCGCCAGCACTAAAACGGCAAAAACAGCCAGAATCTTGGGAATGAACGTGAGCGTCATCTCGTTAATTTGAGTGGCCGCCTGAAACAAGCTGATAATGAGGCCCGTAAAAAGGGCGGCGAGTAGCATGGGGCCTGCCAGGAACAGCGTTACGCGCATGCCTTGATAAGCGACGCTCATCACCATTTCGGGTGTCATGGATAGATGCTCCTTGCCGCGCCCTGCGACGTTAAATCATGTAAAAACTTTCTGCTAGCGAGCCAATGATGAGCTGCCAGCCATCGACCAACACGAAGAGCATGAGTTTGAAAGGCAGTGAGATGGTGACAGGAGGCACCATCATCATCCCCAGCGCCATCAGCGTACTGGCCACCACCAAATCGATAATCAAAAAAGGAATGAAAATGGTAAAGCCAATTTGAAACGCCGTTTTGAGTTCGCTGGTGACAAAGGCGGGGAGCAATACGCGCATCGGTAGCTCCTCTGGACCTTGCAGAGGGCCGATATCGGCGAGGCGAACGAACAAAGCAATATCAGGTTCCCGTGTTTGAGCCAGCATGAACTCACGAAATGGGAGTTGAGCACGCAGTAGAAACTCTTCGAAGTTGATCACCTCATCCGTGAGAGGCACCCAGGCGGTGTCGTACACCTGATTCAACACGGGAGACATGATAAAAAACGTCAGAAACAGTGCAATACCCAGCAGCACCTGATTGGGCGGCGTTGCCTGTGTGCCCATGGCGGTACGCAGTAGGCTAAGCACGATGATAATGCGCGTAAAGCTGGTCATCATCAACAGCATCGCTGGCAAGAAGGCCAGAGAGCTTAAAAAAAGCAGCGTTTGTAACGAGAGTGACCACTGCTGCCCGCCATCTTCGGTGGGCTGTGAGACGAGGCCGGGTAACTGCTGTGCTGCGGCGGGGAAGGCCATCAGACCGCCCGCAAGCAGTAGCGCAAATAGCCACCAGCGACGCGAAAAGAGCCGAGCAACATACGAAACGTGTGTCATGGTGAGTGCTGAGAGTCTGAAGGGGAGCGGTCGCTTTTGTCACGGTTCTTGGCCAGCGCATTGGCCAAGCGCTGAGCGAAACGAGACGGCGGAGTTTCGGGTGTGTGGGGGCGGTTTGCCGGTGCCGGCCGCTCATGCAACTTGCTGATGCGACCGCTGCTCACGCCCAGTACCAGCCACGTGTCTTCCACTTCGACCACGACGACGCGTTCGCGGTTACCCACTGCGGTGGTTCCGACGATCCGCAATCGCGCGCCCTGGTCGAAACGATGCTGTTGCCAGCGCTTGAGCAGCGAGGTGCAGAGCAGAATGATCGCAATCACCAGCGCAAGCGCAGCGGCGGTTTTGCCCAGTGCCGCCATACCAATGAGAGCGTCGCCGCCGCTTAGTGCATCCACCGAGGATTGGGCGCTGGAGGTTGCCACGCTCATCGGTTGAGTTTATGAATCCGCTCGGAGGGCGTAATGATTTCCGTAATGCGGATACCGTATTTGTCTTCGATGACGACCACTTCGCCCTGGGCAATCAGATAACCATTGATCAGGATATCCATAGGCTCCCCGGCCAGGCCTTCTAGCTCGATGACGGAACCCTGTGCCAGCTCTAGCAGCTGTTTGATCGTAAGCTTCGTACGACCCAGCTCCACCGTCAGCTTGACCGGAATATCCATGATCATTTCGAGATCACGAGAAGGGGCGCTACCCTGCTCACCGCTCAGCGGGCGGAATACCTCGTCGCTGGCGGATTTGGCCTGGGGCGGCTCGGGTTCGGGCTCATCCTCTGCATCGGATTGCTCGGCTGCCTCCTGTTCCGCCATGGCGGCTGCCCAGGGGTCCTCGTCTTCGCTGGCGGCATCCGCGTCAGAGGAGGGCTCTTCTTGTTCAGACATGGCTTCCGCCCAATCGTCATCAGAGACTTTTTGATCGGGTTTGTTAGGGTCAGTCATGCTTTGGA from Halomonas meridiana encodes the following:
- the flgG gene encoding flagellar basal-body rod protein FlgG, coding for MIKSLWTAKTGLESQQTKLDVISNNLANVSTNGFKRSRPVFEDLLYQNMRQPGAQNNIQDRLPSGMQIGTGVRAVATERLHTQGGLEETGNSRDLAINGEGFFQVLLPDGTIGYTRDGSFQLNENGQMVTANGYPLEPAIFVPANALSVSIGEDGTVSVRQPGIAQDADIGQINVASFINPAGLESIGGNLYLETGASGAPNQNAPGNNGAGRLFQGYVETSNVNVVEEMVNMIQTQRAYEINSKAVSTSDEMLARLSQL
- a CDS encoding flagellar basal body L-ring protein FlgH, whose protein sequence is MLKSNLMLRRVVLASLALLVLLTAGCAQIPRASVVGEQEQITIVDRPPPVPNGSIYQARRGYQPLFEDRRPRTIGDILTIVLDEEVSASKNAQSNANRSGSASLDLAQLPDVLDTLAEYGFDIEGASDFAGGGGSQANNTFTGTITVSVLEVMNNGNLRVRGEKQIAINQGTEFIRFSGVVNPRTITAQNTVPSTQVADARIEYVGDGYINEAQHMGWLQRFFLNVSPF
- a CDS encoding flagellar basal body P-ring protein FlgI, encoding MLPAHAERVRELASFAGVRDNQLVGYGLVVGLDGSGDQTTQAPFTSQSLTNMLSQLGVTVPPGTNLQLRNVAAVMVTADLPPFSRPGQRLDIVVSSIANASSLRGGTLLMTPLKGADGDTYAIAQGNMLVGGAGAQAGGSSVQINQQASGRIPNGALVEREVPLNLGGNGGVLELQLNDADFGTVQRMVSAINSEFGQSVAYARNGRVIALDGPMDANERVNFMARVENVQVTPTEAPAKVVLNARTGSVVMNSAVTLRRAAVAHGNLSIMIDTQFGVSQPNPLGQGETVVVPDADIDIEQQEAYLQIVEGADLADVVNALNALGATPQDLMSILEALRASGSLRAELEII
- the flgJ gene encoding flagellar assembly peptidoglycan hydrolase FlgJ produces the protein MSMGDMTSQFALDMNGFQRLQHNARVDPEAGVQGAAQQFEALFIQMMVKSMRDATPTSGLLESRDTTFYQSMLDQQWSQVMASRGIGLADALVEQLQRQGAVGQASNPDQELQALIAGIPRGTPRVLDNPLQPNNVQAPASTGSGRFYDELDAIRQQEEVSSAPAALADAPRPAASSHEHVARFVQTLATPAQAASAATGVPAELILAQAALETGWGRHEIATQQGRNSYNVFGIKAGSQWQGKTTDIVTHEYVDGRRTQVVDTFRVYDSFEHAFTDYANLIGNNPRYAGVLQAANAEQAARELQRGGYATDPRYADKLVSVMNTMGPLNAAGSLLADSR
- the flgK gene encoding flagellar hook-associated protein FlgK, translated to MSMFSIGLSGLNAAQNALNTTSNNISNVYTPSYNRELTQLGEGRVGGGVRVDDIERQFNTYVADQLNNAKTQSSALDTYYNQVSQIDNLLADRDAGLSPLMQTFFSSLEDLASSPSDPAARQGVLGTANTLSAQFRSFDGYLQDMQSNINNQIKDEITQVNNTVEQIAGLNKEIALARARTGEAPNSLLNQRDFLVSELNERMDLRLNVQDGKTYNISLPNGQPLVTGTSSFKLEPVQADYDPQRTIVGYRDGGGNLIQLDESTVKGGALGGLMTFRSETLDKTQNQVGQLAVSLSVAFNEQHKQGVDLDGEQGGDFFNVRAPQAYSYEDNSPVTIDAIEFDADAIDQLRATDYTVSFAGGAPTVTRNDSGADVDIGTGWDAANNTLSFGGLSMTFSNTPADGDQFEVQPVRRAANGMEVNLIDADKIAAGLPINPNDDPADWIAAGAGDNSNALLLQDLQGQDIVGGSASVSGAYGALVSDVGNRTNITQVNLDARQGLTDQLRAVQQSESGVNLDEEAANLIRYQQFYQANARVIDTAGTIMDTILNLRN
- the flgL gene encoding flagellar hook-associated protein FlgL; this encodes MRVSTVTMYEQSTASINRQQNDFLKVGQQVASGRRVVNPSDDPQAASRAVGVDQSKAITQQYEDSRVSARNSLAQTESILNSISDAVTSAKTLLIQASSDTLSDVDRESIASELKGVYETMIGQANATDGNGRYIFGGYKDDAPPFVKSAAGNVQYNGDMNARAQRVDASRLMPVTENGATIFQGVPSGAGYIAKAESANQGSVTFSGPQVTNVNDPDYGESFRVLFDEDGGGNPTYTVEQFDGAAWQPVAGLEDQAYDESAGEQVSFGGVSLTLKGAPEVGDEILVAQPGSDQLSADLFQTMEAAIRVLETPAENGTQKAALRNTLNTSMRELDNSLDNVLTVRASAGARLNELDVIDAVGSNRMLNYEQTLSDLVDLDYVDAISEYSLRQVGLQAAQKAFVDIKGMSLFDFM
- the fliR gene encoding flagellar biosynthetic protein FliR, translated to MVEVTFAQLQGWLVAFFWPFVRITAFMTATPLWGHSSIPTPAKVSLAAVIAIVIAPVLPPMPAVPLMSWAGLGIIIEQMLIGIAIGLVMHVVFAVVQAAGEFIGLQMGLAFASFFDMSSGTNIMVLSRILYMITLLMFLAFNGHLMVLETLVMSFQTLPIGVGSLNPNAFELLARYAGTIFASGMLLALPLVASLLIISLSLGILNRSAPQLTVFNIGFPTSLTVGIVLLMVLMSDIGSFLQQLFSQGISFTQSLIETMAPLN
- the fliQ gene encoding flagellar biosynthesis protein FliQ; protein product: MTPEMVMSVAYQGMRVTLFLAGPMLLAALFTGLIISLFQAATQINEMTLTFIPKILAVFAVLVLAGPWLIGLITDFTTRLFTNIPAMVM
- the fliP gene encoding flagellar type III secretion system pore protein FliP (The bacterial flagellar biogenesis protein FliP forms a type III secretion system (T3SS)-type pore required for flagellar assembly.); amino-acid sequence: MAFPAAAQQLPGLVSQPTEDGGQQWSLSLQTLLFLSSLAFLPAMLLMMTSFTRIIIVLSLLRTAMGTQATPPNQVLLGIALFLTFFIMSPVLNQVYDTAWVPLTDEVINFEEFLLRAQLPFREFMLAQTREPDIALFVRLADIGPLQGPEELPMRVLLPAFVTSELKTAFQIGFTIFIPFLIIDLVVASTLMALGMMMVPPVTISLPFKLMLFVLVDGWQLIIGSLAESFYMI
- the fliO gene encoding flagellar biosynthetic protein FliO: MSVATSSAQSSVDALSGGDALIGMAALGKTAAALALVIAIILLCTSLLKRWQQHRFDQGARLRIVGTTAVGNRERVVVVEVEDTWLVLGVSSGRISKLHERPAPANRPHTPETPPSRFAQRLANALAKNRDKSDRSPSDSQHSP
- the fliN gene encoding flagellar motor switch protein FliN, encoding MTDPNKPDQKVSDDDWAEAMSEQEEPSSDADAASEDEDPWAAAMAEQEAAEQSDAEDEPEPEPPQAKSASDEVFRPLSGEQGSAPSRDLEMIMDIPVKLTVELGRTKLTIKQLLELAQGSVIELEGLAGEPMDILINGYLIAQGEVVVIEDKYGIRITEIITPSERIHKLNR